A single window of Acidobacteriota bacterium DNA harbors:
- a CDS encoding Gfo/Idh/MocA family oxidoreductase, translating to MTSLKTGVVGCGYLGRHHARILSTLEGSSPAGFVETDDAAAAAIEAAHGATGMVRRRSIRDLLDEGATAVVVASPTVTHAAVAEELLLGGADVMVEKPITATLAEADRLVAIARERGRVLQVGHIERFNPAVAAVRPLVTDVKFIEAHRLGVFVARALDVDVVLDLLVHDLDIALDLVGRPVVEIRAVGVPILSNKIDIASVRLSFEGGCVANLTASRVSQEKTRKFRFFQPDWYFSIDTQNRDVTAFRLDRMTGPPRIVPWPVAVEPQDALTAEDAAFLKACRERSEPEVTGEAGRAALKLALDILEEMGRNR from the coding sequence ATGACGTCGCTCAAGACCGGTGTCGTCGGCTGCGGCTATCTCGGCCGCCACCACGCCCGCATCCTGTCCACTCTCGAGGGTTCGAGCCCGGCCGGCTTCGTCGAGACGGACGACGCCGCGGCGGCGGCGATCGAGGCCGCACACGGGGCCACGGGGATGGTCCGCAGGCGGTCGATCCGGGATCTCCTCGACGAGGGGGCGACGGCCGTCGTCGTCGCGTCGCCCACCGTCACGCATGCCGCCGTCGCGGAGGAGCTCCTCCTCGGAGGCGCCGACGTGATGGTGGAAAAGCCGATCACGGCGACGCTCGCCGAGGCGGACCGCCTCGTCGCGATCGCCCGCGAGCGGGGTCGCGTCCTGCAGGTCGGGCACATCGAGCGCTTCAATCCAGCCGTCGCGGCGGTCCGGCCGCTCGTCACGGACGTGAAGTTCATCGAGGCGCACCGCCTCGGGGTCTTCGTCGCGCGCGCGCTGGACGTCGACGTCGTCCTCGACCTCCTCGTCCACGACCTCGACATCGCGCTCGACCTCGTGGGCCGACCGGTCGTCGAGATCCGCGCCGTCGGCGTCCCGATCCTCTCGAACAAGATCGACATCGCCTCCGTGCGGCTGTCGTTCGAGGGCGGGTGCGTCGCGAACCTGACGGCCTCGCGCGTCTCGCAGGAAAAGACCCGGAAGTTCCGGTTCTTCCAGCCGGACTGGTACTTCTCCATCGACACCCAGAACCGCGACGTGACGGCTTTCCGCCTCGACCGCATGACGGGCCCGCCGCGCATCGTGCCGTGGCCGGTGGCCGTCGAGCCGCAGGACGCGCTCACGGCCGAGGACGCGGCGTTCCTGAAGGCCTGCCGCGAGCGCAGCGAGCCCGAGGTGACCGGCGAGGCGGGCCGCGCGGCGCTGAAGCTCGCCCTCGACATCCTCGAAGAGATGGGCCGGAACCGGTGA
- the lgt gene encoding prolipoprotein diacylglyceryl transferase, which translates to MHPELFRIGSFALPSYGFMMAMAFVAGLWLMRRRAPSFGIEAETASDIGVWLLLSGLVGAKLLLVIVEWPSYVRSWSDFASLARAGGVFYGGLIGAVLATAILLRRRGISFWTFADAAAPSAALGQALGRVGCFLAGCCWGRECALPWAVTFTSPVAHENVGVPLGIPLHPTQVYEVLGTLLLCVLLVRFERRAFSGETFARYVFGYALLRGTIEIFRGDPRGEVLGVMSTSQFIALCGVVAGLAIFALRRRIPPAPKPA; encoded by the coding sequence ATGCATCCCGAGCTCTTCCGCATCGGCTCGTTCGCGCTCCCGAGCTACGGCTTCATGATGGCCATGGCCTTCGTCGCCGGGCTCTGGCTCATGCGCCGCCGGGCCCCGTCGTTCGGCATCGAGGCCGAGACGGCGTCGGACATCGGCGTGTGGCTGCTCCTCTCGGGCCTCGTCGGCGCCAAGCTCCTCCTCGTGATCGTCGAATGGCCGTCCTACGTCCGTTCGTGGAGCGACTTCGCGTCGCTCGCCCGCGCGGGCGGCGTCTTCTACGGCGGCCTCATCGGCGCGGTTCTCGCGACCGCGATCCTGCTCCGGCGCCGCGGGATCTCGTTCTGGACGTTCGCGGACGCCGCGGCGCCCTCCGCCGCCCTCGGGCAGGCGCTCGGGCGCGTGGGCTGCTTCCTCGCGGGCTGCTGCTGGGGCCGGGAATGCGCCCTCCCCTGGGCCGTCACGTTCACGAGCCCCGTCGCCCACGAGAACGTCGGCGTCCCGCTCGGGATCCCCCTCCACCCGACGCAGGTCTACGAGGTCCTCGGCACGCTCCTCCTCTGCGTGCTTCTCGTACGCTTCGAGCGGCGGGCGTTCTCGGGTGAGACGTTCGCCCGGTACGTCTTCGGGTACGCGCTCCTGCGCGGCACGATCGAGATCTTCCGGGGCGACCCGCGCGGCGAGGTCCTGGGCGTGATGTCGACCTCGCAGTTCATCGCGCTCTGCGGAGTGGTTGCGGGCCTCGCGATCTTCGCGCTGCGCCGCCGGATCCCGCCCGCCCCGAAACCGGCGTGA
- the lspA gene encoding signal peptidase II, producing the protein MTRRLPYLALALGVVVLDQATKALVVGKIPLYRTIPVIPGFFDLTHLQNTGAAFGVLASAGSARPLLVTLLALAVFAGVLAWSLTTPPEHRLLQGALGLIMGGAVGNLIDRVRFSAVTDFLRFYVDRWEWPSFNVADSAISVGVVLLAWDIWRRPEPAPKAARS; encoded by the coding sequence GTGACGCGGCGCCTCCCTTATCTCGCCCTCGCGCTGGGCGTCGTCGTCCTCGACCAGGCCACGAAGGCGCTCGTCGTCGGGAAGATCCCGCTCTACCGGACGATCCCCGTGATCCCGGGCTTCTTCGACCTCACCCACCTCCAGAACACGGGCGCCGCGTTCGGGGTCCTCGCCTCGGCGGGCTCGGCGCGTCCGCTTCTCGTCACGCTGCTCGCCCTCGCGGTCTTTGCGGGCGTTCTCGCCTGGTCGCTGACGACGCCCCCGGAACACCGCCTTCTCCAGGGCGCGCTCGGCCTGATCATGGGCGGAGCCGTCGGGAACCTCATCGACCGCGTCCGCTTCTCGGCCGTCACCGACTTCCTGCGCTTCTACGTCGACCGCTGGGAGTGGCCGTCCTTCAACGTCGCCGACAGCGCCATCTCCGTGGGCGTCGTCCTCCTGGCGTGGGACATCTGGCGCCGCCCCGAGCCGGCGCCGAAGGCCGCGAGGAGCTGA
- a CDS encoding RluA family pseudouridine synthase: MRADRGDVGERLDHVLLRHLTDLPEASRTKIQEWIERGSVSIAGRRPKKTSEKVKKGDVIEIVLPPPPPPRPDILAEDIPLSILFEDSEILVLNKPSGLVVHPAVGHRQGTLVNALLHRSKDWAGPADRPGLVHRLDKDTSGVLIIAKTERAMSVLGKAMKERLLEKDYLAVVYGHPPVHKGKIDLGILRDPRDRKRMTTSKSEGRASSTFYEILSESSGPLSGLSLLKCRLVTGRTHQIRVHLKALNLPIVGDSVYGSPRWKGLKDEGLKEACKTFPRQALHAWRLGIRHPATGAAMSFTAPVPPDLAGLLSAAGLRLPA, translated from the coding sequence ATCCGCGCGGACCGGGGCGACGTCGGCGAGCGTCTCGACCACGTCCTCCTGCGCCACCTGACGGACCTGCCCGAGGCCTCGCGCACGAAGATCCAGGAGTGGATCGAACGGGGATCGGTTTCGATCGCGGGGAGGAGACCGAAGAAAACTTCTGAGAAGGTGAAGAAGGGGGACGTCATCGAAATCGTCCTCCCGCCGCCTCCCCCGCCCCGGCCCGACATCCTCGCCGAGGACATCCCTCTCTCCATTCTCTTCGAAGATTCCGAAATCCTGGTTCTGAACAAGCCCTCCGGCCTCGTCGTACATCCCGCCGTCGGCCACCGCCAGGGGACGCTCGTGAACGCGCTCCTGCACCGCTCGAAGGACTGGGCGGGCCCCGCGGATCGCCCCGGCCTCGTCCACCGGCTCGACAAGGACACGTCGGGGGTGCTGATCATCGCGAAGACCGAGCGTGCGATGTCCGTGCTCGGGAAAGCGATGAAAGAAAGACTCCTGGAAAAGGACTATCTGGCGGTCGTCTACGGTCACCCGCCCGTCCACAAGGGGAAGATCGACCTCGGCATCCTGCGCGACCCGCGTGACCGAAAGCGAATGACGACGTCGAAGAGCGAGGGCCGCGCCTCTTCAACCTTCTATGAAATCCTCTCCGAATCCTCGGGTCCCCTCTCCGGTCTCTCTCTCCTCAAATGCAGGCTCGTCACGGGCCGAACTCACCAGATCCGCGTCCACCTCAAGGCCTTGAACCTGCCGATCGTCGGCGACTCCGTCTACGGCTCGCCGCGCTGGAAAGGCTTGAAGGACGAGGGCCTGAAGGAAGCGTGCAAGACTTTCCCGCGGCAGGCGCTGCACGCGTGGCGGCTCGGAATCCGGCACCCGGCTACCGGCGCGGCCATGAGCTTTACGGCGCCGGTCCCGCCGGACCTGGCCGGCCTGCTCTCGGCCGCCGGGCTCCGCCTTCCGGCCTGA
- the ileS gene encoding isoleucine--tRNA ligase — MGRDWKSTLLLPKTDFPMRGDLPKREPPRLARWQEGDLYGRIRAARKGAPGYLLHDGPPYANGRIHMGTAMNKILKDLVVRSRTLAGFDAPYVPGWDCHGLPIELKVDKELGPKKRGMSDVAIRDACRAYAEKWIDVQRTDFMRLGVLGAWMKPYRTMDFSYQSEIARAFGRFVEKGLVSFGFKAVLWCVHDRTALAEAEIEYEDKTDWSIYVAMPVREDSSKGAWGAALEAAGSPCVYAVIWTTTPWTLPANRAIALGPKIEYVLLKRESEPGVAYLVAEELVTKVTAELGWRDAAPLPRSKKSGAALAGAKLLYTRPFSNDPNDNFGFLLGEHVSTTDGTGLVHTAPGHGRDDYEVVRRAGFKVDDPALCPVDEGGYYDVNAPESLRGKRVVTPKTPADDASTAVLEAMTAGDASGAILLSQKKSPHSYPHCWRCKNPVIFRATHQWFIDLGALRDRAMGEIRGRVEWIPSYSENRIGAMVDNRLEWTISRQRRWGSPITFLRCADCKQKGVVSHFPRVEGNVTEKEKREREDFFERVREAFREHGANAWYDDAFPPSYFLRESSCSSCGGTNFEKLKDILDVWFDSGVSHAAVLRSGDYGLADPYTAQPPVPVMYLEGHDQHRGWFQSSLLTSVALTDRAPYDTVLTHGFVVAGDGRKMSKSLGNTIEPQDLLKTEGADVIRLWVASLDYTNDDPLSKEILQRTAEAYRKIRNTARFLLSNLFDFDPSRDAVPDGTLEPLERWALDAAARFATEARGAYERYEFHAVVRRLLDLVTTDLSAFWCDVRKDAFYVLAPNDPVRRSAQTAAWKIVETIATALAPICPFTAEEIFESLPGNAKDPSALFLMSWGELSVSQISSSEREAWGVVLALRAEFLQALEPLRRENKVGSAAQAEAVVGRSAGLDEALASLHLSEENLRDVFGTSSVVRDANAEGVLARPAEGAKCPRCWQVRKDVEPGEDGVCARCRAVVGG, encoded by the coding sequence ATGGGCCGCGACTGGAAATCCACGCTCCTGCTCCCGAAGACGGACTTCCCCATGAGAGGGGATCTCCCGAAGCGCGAGCCTCCGCGCCTCGCCCGCTGGCAGGAGGGCGACCTCTACGGCCGCATCCGCGCCGCGCGGAAGGGCGCTCCCGGGTACCTCCTCCACGACGGCCCGCCGTACGCCAACGGCCGGATTCACATGGGCACGGCGATGAACAAGATCCTGAAGGATCTCGTCGTGCGGTCCCGGACGCTCGCCGGCTTCGACGCGCCGTACGTGCCGGGATGGGACTGCCACGGCCTCCCGATCGAGCTCAAGGTCGACAAGGAGCTCGGCCCGAAGAAGCGCGGAATGTCGGACGTCGCCATCCGCGACGCGTGCCGCGCCTACGCCGAGAAGTGGATCGACGTCCAGCGAACCGACTTCATGCGCCTCGGCGTCCTCGGCGCGTGGATGAAGCCGTATCGGACGATGGACTTCTCCTACCAGTCCGAGATCGCGAGGGCGTTCGGGCGGTTCGTCGAGAAGGGGCTCGTCTCCTTCGGCTTCAAGGCCGTGCTCTGGTGCGTCCACGACAGGACGGCGCTCGCCGAGGCCGAGATCGAGTACGAGGACAAGACGGACTGGTCGATCTACGTGGCGATGCCCGTGAGAGAAGATTCTTCGAAAGGCGCGTGGGGCGCCGCCCTCGAGGCCGCGGGTTCGCCGTGCGTCTACGCCGTCATCTGGACGACTACGCCCTGGACCCTTCCCGCAAACCGGGCCATCGCGCTGGGTCCGAAGATCGAATACGTTCTTCTGAAAAGGGAATCGGAGCCGGGCGTCGCCTACCTCGTCGCCGAGGAGCTGGTGACGAAGGTGACGGCCGAGCTCGGCTGGCGCGACGCCGCCCCTCTTCCCCGCTCGAAGAAAAGCGGCGCGGCCCTTGCCGGAGCGAAGCTTCTGTACACGAGGCCCTTCTCGAACGATCCGAACGACAATTTCGGCTTCCTCCTCGGCGAGCACGTCTCGACGACGGACGGCACGGGCCTCGTCCACACGGCGCCCGGCCACGGCCGCGACGACTACGAGGTCGTGCGGCGCGCCGGCTTCAAGGTGGACGACCCGGCGCTCTGCCCCGTCGACGAGGGCGGCTACTACGACGTCAACGCGCCGGAATCCCTTCGAGGAAAAAGGGTCGTGACGCCGAAAACACCCGCCGACGACGCGAGCACGGCAGTTCTGGAGGCCATGACCGCGGGGGACGCTTCCGGAGCCATTCTTCTTTCTCAGAAGAAATCCCCGCATTCCTATCCCCACTGCTGGCGCTGTAAGAACCCGGTCATCTTCCGGGCGACGCACCAGTGGTTCATCGACCTCGGGGCGCTGCGCGACCGCGCGATGGGCGAGATCCGCGGCCGCGTGGAGTGGATCCCGTCCTACAGCGAGAACCGGATCGGCGCGATGGTCGACAACCGCCTCGAGTGGACGATCTCCCGCCAGCGCCGCTGGGGCTCGCCGATCACGTTCCTGCGCTGCGCGGACTGCAAACAGAAAGGCGTTGTCTCCCACTTCCCGCGGGTCGAAGGGAACGTCACCGAAAAGGAAAAAAGAGAAAGAGAAGATTTCTTTGAAAGGGTAAGGGAAGCGTTCCGCGAGCACGGAGCAAACGCCTGGTACGACGATGCGTTCCCCCCGTCTTACTTTCTAAGAGAATCTTCGTGCTCTTCCTGCGGCGGCACGAACTTCGAGAAGCTGAAGGACATCCTCGACGTCTGGTTCGACTCCGGCGTGTCGCACGCGGCCGTGCTCCGCTCGGGCGACTACGGCCTCGCGGACCCGTACACGGCGCAGCCGCCGGTGCCGGTGATGTACCTCGAGGGCCACGACCAGCACCGCGGCTGGTTCCAGTCGTCGCTCCTGACGTCCGTCGCGCTGACGGACCGTGCGCCGTACGACACGGTGCTCACGCACGGCTTCGTCGTCGCGGGCGACGGCCGGAAGATGTCGAAGTCGCTCGGGAACACGATCGAGCCGCAGGACCTGCTCAAGACCGAGGGCGCGGACGTGATCCGCCTCTGGGTCGCGTCGCTCGACTACACGAACGACGACCCGCTCTCGAAGGAGATCCTCCAGCGGACGGCCGAGGCGTACCGGAAGATCCGGAACACGGCGCGGTTCCTCCTCTCGAACCTCTTCGACTTCGACCCCTCGAGGGACGCGGTCCCGGACGGGACGCTCGAGCCTCTCGAGCGGTGGGCTCTCGACGCCGCGGCCCGCTTCGCGACGGAAGCGCGCGGGGCCTACGAACGGTACGAGTTCCACGCCGTGGTTCGCCGCCTCCTGGATCTCGTCACGACCGACCTCTCCGCGTTCTGGTGCGACGTGCGGAAGGACGCGTTTTACGTCCTCGCGCCGAACGACCCCGTGCGCCGGTCCGCACAGACGGCCGCGTGGAAGATCGTCGAGACGATCGCAACCGCGCTCGCCCCGATCTGCCCGTTCACGGCGGAGGAAATCTTCGAATCGCTGCCCGGGAATGCGAAGGACCCGTCCGCGCTGTTTCTGATGAGCTGGGGGGAATTGAGCGTTTCGCAGATCTCTTCGAGTGAAAGAGAGGCGTGGGGAGTGGTTCTCGCGCTGCGGGCGGAGTTCCTGCAGGCCCTCGAGCCGCTGCGCCGCGAGAACAAGGTCGGCTCCGCGGCGCAGGCCGAGGCGGTGGTCGGGCGCTCCGCCGGCCTGGACGAGGCACTCGCCTCTCTTCACCTTTCGGAAGAAAATCTTCGGGACGTTTTCGGGACTTCGTCCGTCGTGCGGGACGCGAACGCCGAAGGTGTCCTCGCCCGCCCGGCGGAGGGCGCCAAGTGCCCGCGCTGCTGGCAGGTCCGCAAGGACGTCGAGCCCGGCGAAGACGGCGTCTGCGCGCGCTGCCGCGCGGTCGTCGGCGGTTAG
- a CDS encoding sodium:proton antiporter, which yields MSPAVWILPFATLLLAIALFPLLLPERWAHLKFQALVAGVVSLPVAVRFVVHGPGALAEIAHSYVSFVVLLGSLYVVASGIVVDGDVPATPRTNTLLLLMGGVLASVIGTTGASMLLIRLVLDVNVERKNVSHTVLFFILIVSNIGGSLTPIGDPPLFLGYLAGVPFFWTLVLLKQWAVALGILLAVYYVIDRRLHARETHAAILEDELTIRPIRISGKWNFVLLLGVVLATVFLPSPWREIASVACAGASFPLTTKGLRAGTGFSWHPILEVAVLFAGIFVTMEPALVILRERAPTLGLTEPWQFFWATGALSAWLDNAPTYAAFFALARGLGRPEVAGVPARVLEAVSAGAVFFGAMTYIGNGPNFMVRSIAVSRGVAMPSFFGYAWRAAAILLPLFALETLLFFR from the coding sequence ATGTCGCCGGCGGTCTGGATCCTCCCGTTCGCGACGCTGCTCCTCGCCATCGCGCTGTTTCCGCTGCTCCTGCCGGAGCGGTGGGCGCATTTGAAGTTCCAGGCGCTCGTGGCTGGTGTCGTGAGCCTTCCGGTGGCGGTTCGCTTCGTGGTGCACGGCCCCGGAGCGCTGGCCGAGATCGCGCACTCCTACGTCTCGTTCGTCGTCCTCCTCGGCTCTCTGTACGTCGTCGCGTCCGGAATCGTCGTCGACGGCGACGTCCCGGCCACGCCGCGCACGAACACCCTGCTGCTTCTCATGGGCGGCGTCCTCGCGTCCGTCATCGGGACGACGGGCGCCTCGATGCTCCTGATCCGTCTCGTCCTCGACGTCAACGTCGAGCGAAAGAACGTTTCGCACACCGTCCTGTTCTTCATCCTCATCGTCTCGAACATCGGCGGCTCGCTGACGCCGATCGGGGACCCCCCGCTCTTCCTCGGTTACCTGGCGGGCGTTCCGTTCTTCTGGACGCTCGTCCTCCTCAAGCAGTGGGCCGTCGCGCTCGGCATCCTCCTCGCGGTCTACTACGTGATCGACCGGCGGCTTCACGCCCGCGAAACGCACGCGGCCATCCTCGAGGACGAGCTCACGATCCGCCCGATCCGGATCTCGGGAAAGTGGAACTTCGTCCTCCTCCTCGGCGTCGTCCTCGCGACGGTTTTCCTGCCGTCGCCCTGGCGCGAGATCGCCTCCGTCGCGTGCGCCGGGGCGAGCTTTCCCCTGACGACGAAGGGTCTCCGGGCAGGAACCGGGTTCTCGTGGCATCCCATCCTCGAGGTCGCGGTCCTCTTCGCCGGGATCTTCGTGACCATGGAGCCGGCGCTCGTCATCCTCCGGGAGCGCGCTCCGACGCTCGGGTTGACGGAGCCGTGGCAGTTCTTCTGGGCGACGGGCGCTCTCTCGGCCTGGCTCGACAACGCTCCGACGTACGCCGCGTTCTTCGCGCTGGCCCGCGGCCTCGGCCGGCCCGAGGTCGCGGGCGTGCCGGCTCGGGTTCTGGAGGCGGTGTCGGCGGGGGCCGTCTTCTTCGGGGCGATGACGTACATCGGAAACGGGCCGAACTTCATGGTGCGGTCGATCGCGGTCTCCCGCGGCGTCGCAATGCCTTCGTTCTTCGGCTACGCCTGGCGGGCCGCGGCGATCCTGCTGCCGCTCTTCGCGCTCGAGACCCTGCTCTTCTTCCGCTGA